In Paenibacillus guangzhouensis, a single window of DNA contains:
- a CDS encoding MarR family winged helix-turn-helix transcriptional regulator: MEQKLMDTMDFELAMLIRRALSVQSEMRLGKLDRAAYLLLYLLKNNSPMGIKAIAEELRLDGSTISRQIAAIEAKGYVERLPDPKDGRASLIQITPAGNEEFMLAKNARVQRFEEIFDSWTEEEMKQFASYLARLNHV, translated from the coding sequence ATGGAACAGAAGCTGATGGATACGATGGATTTTGAACTCGCTATGTTGATTCGTAGAGCTTTATCGGTACAATCCGAGATGCGTCTTGGCAAATTAGACCGGGCAGCCTATCTGCTGCTCTATTTATTGAAGAATAACAGTCCCATGGGGATCAAAGCGATCGCGGAGGAGCTTCGGCTCGATGGTTCAACGATCAGTCGGCAGATTGCCGCCATTGAGGCAAAGGGGTATGTGGAGCGGCTGCCGGATCCGAAGGATGGACGAGCGAGTCTGATTCAGATTACGCCCGCTGGGAATGAAGAGTTTATGCTTGCGAAGAACGCCCGAGTGCAACGATTCGAAGAAATTTTCGATAGCTGGACGGAAGAGGAGATGAAGCAGTTCGCTTCGTATCTCGCTCGATTGAATCATGTGTAA
- a CDS encoding class I SAM-dependent methyltransferase, protein MSEWFEESFGEDYLIVYKHRDRHGAYEEVQQMISWLHLPVGAKVLDLCCGMGRHSNVLADCGYHVTGVDLSKVLLREAEAQDARQRVRWVRSDMRSLPLDGGYDAVVNLFTSFGYFESDDENSRVLHEIKRMLVPGAPFIIDFLNPSYVARNLAPYTEHVEEGLRIDQYRKIEAGYVKKEIVITDAQESVRRYEERVKLYALDAFRSMLSQAGLSVEQVHGNYDESPYEEDASPRMIFIGRG, encoded by the coding sequence ATGAGCGAGTGGTTTGAAGAAAGCTTTGGCGAAGACTATTTGATCGTCTACAAGCATCGGGATCGTCATGGGGCTTATGAAGAAGTGCAGCAGATGATCAGCTGGCTTCATTTGCCTGTCGGTGCCAAAGTGCTCGACCTCTGCTGCGGCATGGGAAGGCATTCGAATGTGCTCGCAGATTGCGGATACCATGTGACAGGCGTTGATCTGTCCAAGGTCCTCCTAAGGGAAGCGGAGGCGCAGGATGCCCGGCAACGTGTGCGCTGGGTACGTTCGGATATGCGGTCGCTCCCACTGGACGGCGGGTATGATGCAGTCGTGAATTTGTTCACTTCATTTGGATATTTCGAATCGGATGATGAGAACAGCAGGGTGCTTCATGAAATCAAGCGAATGCTCGTGCCAGGTGCGCCATTCATTATCGATTTCCTAAATCCGTCGTATGTTGCTCGCAATTTAGCACCCTACACCGAGCATGTCGAAGAGGGACTGCGTATTGATCAATACCGTAAGATTGAAGCAGGATACGTCAAAAAGGAAATTGTCATTACCGATGCGCAGGAATCCGTTCGGCGTTACGAGGAACGCGTGAAGTTGTACGCTCTGGACGCATTCAGATCGATGCTCTCACAGGCAGGGCTCAGCGTGGAGCAGGTGCATGGCAACTATGATGAGAGTCCGTATGAAGAAGACGCATCGCCAAGAATGATCTTCATTGGCCGCGGATAG
- a CDS encoding MBL fold metallo-hydrolase codes for MASQVAQSAWGQDLIQIQIPLPNALKWVNSYLVRGTQGYTLIDPGQHTADALEAWRAAMSELHISMKDIEQIVLTHHHPDHYGLAGWFQEQTGGVPVYMTETAHVHTQMMWGTDQTATGALDQLFARHGMDASIRAEIRDHFDSFIAYVSPQPEVTYIEQPQFRLGDRDWQVILTNGHASGHACFYHAASREMLCGDQILPQISPNISYIPGSDPQPLQSFIESLTMLQAYDVAIAYPGHRHPFRHYQERIADLLEHHEERLQKFVDLLTEPMTAYECCLAVFNVKLTVHQLRFAMSETLAHLIELERRGLVRTEENTAAGCIQYKRA; via the coding sequence ATGGCAAGTCAGGTAGCGCAATCTGCATGGGGACAAGATCTGATTCAAATTCAAATTCCGTTGCCCAATGCGCTCAAATGGGTGAATAGCTATCTCGTTCGAGGTACACAAGGATATACGCTGATCGATCCGGGTCAGCATACAGCGGACGCGCTTGAAGCTTGGCGCGCTGCCATGTCCGAATTGCACATCAGCATGAAGGATATCGAACAAATTGTTCTTACGCATCATCATCCGGATCATTATGGTCTTGCTGGTTGGTTTCAAGAACAGACAGGCGGGGTGCCGGTCTATATGACCGAGACAGCTCATGTGCATACGCAGATGATGTGGGGAACCGATCAGACGGCTACGGGAGCGTTGGATCAGCTGTTCGCTCGTCACGGGATGGACGCTTCGATCCGTGCGGAGATACGGGACCATTTTGACAGCTTTATCGCTTATGTCTCGCCGCAGCCAGAGGTTACATACATTGAACAGCCACAGTTTCGACTAGGGGATCGCGATTGGCAAGTAATTCTCACGAATGGTCATGCATCTGGGCATGCGTGCTTCTATCATGCAGCTTCGCGTGAGATGCTCTGCGGGGATCAGATTCTGCCTCAAATTTCTCCGAACATTAGTTATATTCCCGGCAGTGATCCACAGCCATTGCAATCTTTCATCGAGAGCTTAACGATGCTGCAAGCCTATGATGTTGCCATCGCTTACCCCGGGCATCGGCATCCCTTCCGTCACTATCAGGAACGGATCGCGGATTTGCTAGAGCATCATGAAGAACGACTGCAAAAGTTTGTTGATTTACTAACGGAACCGATGACAGCTTACGAATGCTGCCTTGCGGTGTTTAACGTGAAATTAACCGTGCATCAGCTGCGGTTTGCCATGTCAGAGACACTTGCTCATCTGATTGAGCTGGAGCGGCGTGGACTTGTGCGTACTGAGGAGAATACGGCGGCAGGATGTATCCAATATAAGCGAGCGTAA
- a CDS encoding RNA polymerase sigma factor — MSRAQDKTKIPVLPEEQEHIQQFEAIYDQYRGRIRNYIAVKTNSAVADDLTQQAFLKAMENFHLFKRNSSLFTWIFKIAQNIVKNEYRTRFRNKEVAHEVTDFESQSISLDMAKDVDIRIDISAALAKLNELDQQIISLRFFVDCTLLDISKIIGMRESAVKNRLYRALEKLRKELKEWGDITIMSIQELISIVNKSETSSKNDGMNKVYQDLFAELKGQVERLTTTYQHQPSQKIVIEIYPDLPTFHQAVGEKDAPNWFMGTYENNTLKIVSPLNPGPEHTYQSILKSTVHLFSMWLISDINPTAPKWFRQGIGGYEAKQMTPEYIKSTTSDAINNDAVPSLQALNDDSWDFGTMGGFQFSYLLVEYILQTYGIDDLNKLIRNPVDFPGILQLTESEFHQQWIEDLRHTS, encoded by the coding sequence GTGTCACGAGCTCAAGACAAAACGAAAATCCCTGTTCTTCCAGAGGAGCAGGAACACATCCAGCAATTCGAAGCCATTTATGATCAATATCGAGGAAGAATTCGCAATTATATCGCTGTGAAGACAAATTCGGCGGTTGCCGACGACTTAACGCAACAAGCGTTCTTAAAAGCTATGGAGAACTTCCACTTATTCAAGCGCAACTCCAGTCTATTTACTTGGATATTCAAAATTGCGCAAAATATTGTGAAGAACGAGTATCGTACGAGATTTCGAAATAAAGAAGTAGCACACGAAGTTACCGACTTTGAGTCCCAATCGATTTCCCTCGATATGGCTAAGGATGTCGATATCCGCATTGATATTAGTGCTGCATTAGCCAAATTAAATGAATTAGACCAGCAGATCATCTCTTTACGGTTTTTCGTAGACTGTACTTTATTGGACATATCCAAAATTATCGGGATGCGTGAAAGTGCGGTTAAGAACAGGCTCTATCGCGCCTTAGAAAAGCTCCGAAAAGAACTAAAAGAATGGGGAGACATTACCATCATGTCAATTCAAGAACTGATATCCATTGTGAATAAAAGTGAGACGTCCAGCAAGAATGACGGAATGAACAAGGTATACCAAGATTTATTTGCCGAGCTTAAAGGCCAAGTGGAGCGGTTGACCACAACCTATCAACACCAACCCTCCCAGAAAATCGTCATCGAAATTTATCCAGATCTGCCCACTTTCCATCAAGCTGTAGGCGAAAAGGATGCGCCTAATTGGTTCATGGGTACCTATGAAAATAACACGCTCAAAATCGTGTCCCCACTGAATCCTGGGCCAGAGCACACATATCAATCGATATTGAAATCCACGGTCCATTTATTCTCGATGTGGTTGATCAGTGATATCAATCCAACAGCGCCGAAATGGTTTCGGCAAGGCATTGGCGGTTATGAAGCCAAGCAAATGACGCCAGAATATATTAAGAGCACGACTTCTGATGCGATTAATAACGATGCTGTCCCTTCACTTCAAGCATTAAACGATGATTCATGGGATTTCGGCACGATGGGAGGATTTCAATTCTCTTATCTATTGGTTGAATACATCCTTCAGACGTATGGTATCGATGACCTCAACAAACTGATACGCAATCCAGTGGATTTCCCAGGCATTCTTCAACTTACTGAGTCCGAGTTCCACCAGCAATGGATCGAAGATTTGAGACATACTTCTTAA
- a CDS encoding immunoglobulin-like domain-containing protein: MNHRTIWLMIALTMILLLSAACENNQDAPSPIVQTPPTAKTDSDIAQLSDTVGDPSIVRTSGQRSKEQLLASAEDYHAQTGIWFQGEGFNILSSISQGVVKAGQSVGAALSWLPEGCSVRFQLTRRDDDGSREALVAEYSADQQQMINNRIDFGHPLPDTPNTNYLLSIEILNKDGKVEDTLLSPLFVPPNELHARLSVLPTPLAQGSKKTTLKLYNAGPTHLFFGYGYEIYRMESSGWTLVPPDKTMEVPAIGISIPPGETFEEQVLIPADLEPGVYRIVKSFGGDQIDAAARLAASFEIF, translated from the coding sequence ATGAACCACCGCACCATTTGGTTGATGATTGCATTGACAATGATTCTGCTGCTGTCTGCGGCATGTGAGAATAACCAGGATGCTCCATCTCCTATTGTGCAAACGCCGCCAACCGCAAAGACCGATTCGGATATAGCTCAGTTATCTGACACCGTAGGAGATCCTAGTATCGTCAGGACATCCGGTCAACGCTCGAAAGAACAGCTGCTCGCGAGCGCCGAGGATTACCACGCACAGACCGGCATCTGGTTCCAGGGGGAGGGATTCAACATTCTCTCGTCAATCAGCCAAGGCGTCGTGAAGGCTGGACAATCCGTTGGCGCCGCCTTAAGCTGGCTGCCTGAAGGTTGTTCCGTCCGATTCCAGTTAACTCGAAGGGACGACGATGGGAGCCGCGAAGCGCTTGTCGCCGAATATTCCGCAGATCAGCAGCAGATGATCAACAATCGTATTGATTTTGGTCATCCCCTACCTGATACACCGAACACCAATTATTTGCTCAGCATTGAGATTCTGAATAAAGACGGCAAGGTCGAGGATACCCTGTTGTCCCCTCTTTTCGTCCCACCAAACGAACTTCACGCGCGGTTATCCGTCCTGCCAACTCCACTAGCGCAAGGCAGCAAGAAGACGACATTGAAGCTCTATAACGCAGGTCCAACGCATTTGTTTTTCGGGTACGGATACGAGATTTACCGGATGGAATCAAGTGGCTGGACGCTCGTCCCACCAGACAAGACGATGGAGGTTCCGGCCATCGGGATCAGCATTCCTCCGGGCGAGACGTTCGAAGAACAAGTACTGATCCCTGCAGACCTTGAGCCAGGCGTCTACCGGATCGTTAAATCCTTTGGCGGAGATCAGATCGATGCAGCGGCGAGATTGGCTGCGAGTTTTGAAATTTTTTGA